The Sesamum indicum cultivar Zhongzhi No. 13 linkage group LG2, S_indicum_v1.0, whole genome shotgun sequence genome contains a region encoding:
- the LOC105156748 gene encoding putative pentatricopeptide repeat-containing protein At1g13630, which produces MVWDMLAFVYCRAGMVHDALIVLSNMKDLYIRPSIMTYNSLLHNLRHTDIMWDVYTDIEANGIRPTEYTNSIFLDGLCRQSLIHEAIAFLREIEEKQAEPCVVWFNTLMSGFCRMGFVDIAKSFFCMMFKYGLIPDAYSYNTLIHGLCISGSLEEALDFTNDMVKQGLEPDEVTYNILAKGFRLLGMMNGTWEVTERMLHREQNPDLLTYTILICGHCQAGNVEEGFRLRDEMLSKGFQLNVMSYRVLLSSLCKSGRINEALSLLSEVENVGLKPDRFMYSMIIHGLCKLGEVPKAIQLFKEMCTKRIIHNSFPHRSVLLGLCEKRPISEARSYFNMLTNSDCIQDVVLYNIMIDRYIKHGKVGEAEELYKQLLEKGIAPTIITFNSLINGSCKAGKLADARKWLDGIKVHNLVPSVVTYTTLMNAFCEAGNLEATVELLEEMEANGLEPNQLTYSVVMKGLCNQGKLEESVAVLKGMLAKGLSPDQASYNALIQCFCEARDLNRAFQLHDEMVKLNIRPNRGTYTILINGLCVYGDLDDAERLFSFLQDQHIRFSKVVYTTLIKANCAKGDVQKAMVLFRQMAETGFEISVKDYSAVVNRLCKRSLLKDAIDFFRMMLVGGVAPDKQLCSVMLDSINRGSDFTLKFQFYVLMIKFGFGPG; this is translated from the coding sequence ATGGTGTGGGATATGCTGGCATTTGTTTATTGTAGAGCTGGTATGGTCCATGATGCCCTTATTGTCCTGTCTAACATGAAGGACTTGTATATTCGGCCATCAATTATGACATACAATAGTTTGTTGCACAACCTGAGGCACACTGATATCATGTGGGATGTTTATACTGATATCGAAGCTAATGGGATTCGTCCGACTGAGTACACGAATTCAATTTTCCTTGATGGTCTATGTAGGCAGTCCTTGATTCATGAAGCAATTGCATTTTTGCgggaaatagaagaaaaacagGCTGAGCCTTGTGTTGTTTGGTTTAATACTCTGATGTCAGGATTCTGTAGAATGGGTTTTGTAGATATTGCAAAATCATTCTTTTGCATGATGTTTAAATATGGATTAATTCCAGATGCATATAGTTATAATACTCTCATTCATGGGCTCTGTATTAGTGGTTCGCTGGAAGAAGCATTAGACTTTACAAATGACATGGTAAAACAAGGATTAGAGCCTGATGAAGTTACTTATAACATTCTTGCGAAAGGATTTCGTCTACTTGGTATGATGAATGGAACTTGGGAGGTTACTGAGAGAATGCTACATAGAGAGCAAAACCCTGATCTTCTAACCTACACCATACTAATTTGTGGGCATTGCCAGGCAGGTAATGTTGAAGAGGGCTTTAGGCTGCGAGATGAGATGCTATCTAAAGGTTTTCAGTTAAATGTTATGTCATACCGTGTGCTGCTCAGCAGTTTGTGTAAAAGTGGACGGATAAATGAAGCTCTGAGTTTGCTTTCTGAGGTAGAAAATGTTGGTTTAAAACCAGATCGTTTTATGTATTCTATGATAATTCATGGGCTTTGCAAGCTGGGAGAAGTACCAAAAGCCATCCAACTTTTCAAGGAGATGTGTACAAAGAGAATCATCCACAATTCTTTTCCACACAGATCTGTTTTATTAGGATTATGTGAGAAAAGACCAATATCTGAAGCAAGaagttattttaatatgttgaCAAATAGTGACTGCATACAGGATGTTGTTTTGTACAATATTATGATCGATAGATATATTAAACATGGCAAGGTGGGAGAGGCTGAAGAATTGTACAAACAGTTACTGGAAAAAGGGATTGCCCCAACTATAATTACATTCAATTCCCTAATAAATGGTTCATGCAAAGCTGGTAAACTAGCTGATGCTAGAAAGTGGTTAGATGGCATCAAGGTGCATAATTTAGTGCCATCAGTTGTTACATATACTACCCTTATGAATGCATTCTGTGAAGCCGGAAATTTAGAGGCCACAGTTGAGCTGCTTGAAGAAATGGAAGCAAATGGTCTGGAGCCAAATCAATTAACCTACTCTGTGGTTATGAAAGGACTATGTAATCAAGGGAAGCTGGAAGAATCTGTTGCGGTTCTCAAGGGTATGTTAGCCAAGGGTCTCTCTCCAGATCAAGCTTCTTATAATGCTCTGATCCAATGTTTTTGTGAAGCTCGAGATCTCAACAGGGCATTTCAGTTACATGACGAGATGGTTAAACTGAACATTCGCCCGAATCGTGGCACTTATACCATTCTTATAAATGGTTTGTGTGTATATGGAGACCTTGATGATGCTGAACgattattttcctttctccAGGACCAACATATCAGATTTTCAAAAGTTGTGTATACCACTCTCATCAAAGCAAATTGTGCAAAGGGAGATGTTCAGAAGGCTATGGTACTCTTTCGTCAGATGGCTGAAACTGGGTTTGAAATTTCGGTGAAAGATTATAGTGCTGTCGTTAATAGACTGTGCAAAAGATCTTTACTGAAGGATGCTATTGATTTTTTTCGAATGATGCTGGTTGGTGGTGTTGCTCCTGACAAGCAATTATGTTCTGTTATGCTTGACTCTATTAACCGAGGCAGTGATTTCACTTTGaagtttcaattttatgttttaatgaTCAAATTTGGTTTTGGTCCTGGTTGA
- the LOC105156460 gene encoding LOW QUALITY PROTEIN: uncharacterized protein LOC105156460 (The sequence of the model RefSeq protein was modified relative to this genomic sequence to represent the inferred CDS: substituted 1 base at 1 genomic stop codon) codes for MSKQYAKKQALEKSRNIVSRDKDKSNTNLFSKHLKRIYPIGLQRTCSALSLSSLSLSLSQNSTDSSLTDSSTPIDQKISLALRLIAPAXRREAPLPKIVQQPSPNVPSEEGTRRCNWITKNSDKVYVQFHDECWGVPVYDDNQLFELLAMCGMLMDFNWTEILKRRELLREAFAGFDPNNVSKMGEKEILDIASNKELTLAESRVRCIVDNAKCIIKVARECGSFSSYMWEYVSYKPVINKFRYPRNVPLRSPKAEIISKDLVRRGFRFVGPVIVYSFMQAAGMTIDHLVDCFRYNECVNLAERPWRHV; via the exons ATGTCCAAACAATATGCCAAGAAACAGGCCCTGGAGAAGAGCAGAAACATAGTTTCCAGGGACAAAGACAAGTCCAACACTAACTTATTTTCCAAGCACCTGAAGAGAATTTACCCCATAGGCCTGCAAAGAACTTGCTCCGCTCTTTCGCTATCGTCTTTATCTTTATCGTTATCGCAGAATTCAACTGATTCTTCGTTAACGGATTCTTCGACCCCAATTGATCAGAAAATATCGTTAG CCCTCCGCCTGATCGCTCCTGCTTAACGAAGAGAGGCCCCTCTCCCGAAAATAGTCCAGCAACCTAGTCCGAATGTTCCTAGTGAGGAAGGAACAAGGAGGTGCAACTGGATTACAAAAAATAGTG ATAAGGTTTATGTACAGTTTCACGACGAGTGCTGGGGAGTTCCGGTTTATGATGACAA TCAGTTGTTTGAGCTGCTAGCAATGTGTGGAATGCTTATGGATTTCAACTGGACTGAAATCCTGAAAAGAAGAGAACTGCTGAG AGAAGCTTTTGCTGGTTTTGATCCCAACAACGTTAGCAAAATGGGTGAGAAAGAGATTCTTGACATAGCCTCCAACAAAGAACTAACCTTAGCAGAAAGCAGAGTTAGATGCATTGTGGACAATGCAAAGTGCATAATAAAG GTTGCAAGGGAATGTGGATCATTCAGCAGCTACATGTGGGAATATGTGAGCTACAAACCAGTGATCAACAAATTCCGATATCCAAGAAACGTTCCGTTGAGGAGTCCAAAGGCAGAGATCATAAGCAAGGACCTGGTGAGACGAGGGTTCCGGTTCGTGGGGCCCGTTATCGTGTACTCGTTCATGCAAGCAGCTGGGATGACGATCGATCATCTCGTCGATTGTTTCAGATATAATGAGTGCGTGAATCTTGCAGAAAGACCATGGAGACATGTCTGA
- the LOC105156461 gene encoding phosphatidylinositol 4-kinase gamma 5, with translation MSPKLDSPVQTEMAVAVFKSPLGGGDYRGTNRMESKPTGRRRVFVQTETGCVLGMELDRSDSAHTVKRRLQLALNFPIEESSLTFGDMVLKNDLTAIRNDSPLLLTRNFLHRSSSTPCLSPTGRDIQQRDQSGPIEILGHSTRFTKSKQLVKEIVKAVKNGVDPIPVHSGLGGAYYFRNVRGESVAIVKPTDEEPFAPNNPKGFVGKALGQPGLKRSVRVGETGFREVAAYLLDYDHFANVPPTALVKITHSIFNVNDGVSGNKPQTKKLVSKIASFQQFIPHDFDASDHGTSSFPVSAVHRIGILDIRILNTDRHAGNLLVRKLDGAGQFGQVELIPIDHGLCLPESLEDPYFEWIHWPQASIPFSDDELEYIENLDPVRDSEMLRSELPMIRDACLRVLSLCTIFLKEAASYGLCLAEIGEMMSREFRSGEEEPSELEVICIEARRLVAEEMLSPKSQSDFDEFQFDIDCEDGGYEVTPKLTSEDFGMGMPFHFGFGSVNGRAPLSKLEESVEEEGSEGEEEKGLISIPALAKCPSISKLSMSLKNTSLGEKNQKFTKFSGTKPDHGYLASSSSGHRSANEQLPPSASFVKLADMNEVQWGLFLEKFQELLNPAFAKRKSITLGQRQRQRLGTSCKF, from the coding sequence ATGTCTCCTAAGTTGGACAGCCCAGTTCAGACAGAGATGGCTGTGGCAGTTTTCAAGAGTCCGCTTGGGGGTGGGGATTATCGTGGAACGAATAGGATGGAAAGCAAGCCAACCGGTAGGAGACGTGTTTTTGTACAGACCGAGACGGGTTGTGTGTTAGGGATGGAGCTGGACAGGAGCGACAGCGCGCATACTGTGAAGAGGAGGTTGCAGCTTGCTCTAAATTTTCCCATTGAGGAGAGTTCTTTGACATTTGGTGATATGGTTCTTAAGAATGACCTCACTGCCATTCGGAATGATTCCCCTCTCCTTTTGACAAGGAATTTCCTCCATAGAAGCTCTTCAACTCCCTGTTTGTCACCCACTGGTAGAGACATCCAACAGAGAGATCAGAGCGGGCCAATTGAGATTTTGGGACATTCAACTCGCTTCACCAAGTCAAAACAACTGGTTAAGGAAATTGTCAAGGCAGTTAAGAATGGGGTCGATCCAATACCTGTTCATAGCGGGCTTGGAGGAGCATATTATTTCAGGAATGTTAGAGGTGAAAGTGTTGCCATTGTGAAGCCCACGGATGAAGAACCATTTGCACCGAACAATCCGAAGGGCTTTGTTGGTAAAGCTCTTGGACAACCTGGCCTGAAACGATCTGTGAGGGTTGGGGAAACTGGGTTCAGAGAAGTGGCTGCTTATCTTCTTGACTATGATCATTTTGCAAATGTCCCACCTACTGCACTGGTGAAGATTACTCACTCAATCTTCAACGTTAATGATGGTGTGAGTGGAAACAAGCCCCAGACGAAGAAGCTCGTTAGCAAGATTGCCTCCTTTCAACAGTTCATCCCGCATGATTTTGATGCTAGTGACCACGGAACCTCGAGTTTCCCTGTTTCTGCTGTGCATCGCATTGGGATATTAGACATTAGGATCCTGAACACAGATAGGCATGCAGGTAATCTTTTAGTTAGGAAGCTTGATGGAGCTGGGCAATTTGGACAAGTGGAACTGATTCCCATTGATCATGGCCTCTGCTTGCCTGAGAGTTTGGAGGACCCATATTTTGAGTGGATTCATTGGCCGCAGGCTTCAATCCCATTCTCTGATGATGAACTTGAGTACATAGAAAATCTTGATCCTGTTCGTGACTCAGAGATGCTGCGGAGTGAGCTCCCCATGATTCGAGATGCTTGTCTGCGCGTGCTATCTCTTTGTACAATTTTCCTGAAGGAAGCAGCTTCATATGGGCTCTGTCTTGCTGAGATTGGGGAGATGATGAGTAGGGAGTTCCGCAGTGGTGAGGAGGAACCTAGTGAGCTTGAGGTTATATGCATTGAGGCAAGAAGACTTGTTGCTGAGGAAATGTTATCACCCAAGTCACAATCAGATTTTGATGAGTTCCAATTTGACATAGATTGCGAAGATGGTGGGTATGAGGTCACCCCAAAATTAACTTCTGAAGACTTTGGAATGGGAATGCCCTTCCATTTCGGATTTGGAAGTGTCAATGGCCGTGCTCCACTTTCCAAACTAGAGGAAAGTGTCGAGGAAGAGGGAAGTGAAGGAGAGGAAGAGAAGGGGTTAATTAGCATTCCGGCCCTAGCAAAGTGCCCATCTATCTCAAAGCTGTCAATGTCACTGAAAAATACTAGCTTAGGTGAGAAGAATCAGAAGTTCACAAAGTTTTCAGGAACAAAGCCTGATCATGGATATCTTGCTAGTTCATCATCTGGCCACAGGAGCGCGAATGAGCAGCTCCCTCCTAGTGCGAGCTTTGTGAAGCTAGCCGACATGAACGAGGTACAGTGGGGACTGTTTTTGGAGAAGTTCCAGGAGCTACTTAACCCTGCATTTGCCAAGCGAAAGTCGATAACCCTTGGTCAGAGGCAGAGACAGAGGCTTGGGACTTCTTGCAAGTTTTGA